A stretch of the Aegilops tauschii subsp. strangulata cultivar AL8/78 chromosome 4, Aet v6.0, whole genome shotgun sequence genome encodes the following:
- the LOC109743104 gene encoding uncharacterized protein isoform X1, whose translation MHPRTHIYVCTHWSAPFSDRSITNLRSRNRAHTMAKTRAKKAAAAGDARSAGKEGDKAPAKGGSDAPADGVVVSVPVHCDGCARKVRRSLLRLEGVEDVIVDHSTNTVVVTGQKALENPIMVVEAVKMKTGKKAVLLSPSPEKLPPPVKSEDTKKHGAGAPDMKKDVAEFDMEMVVVLKIELHCEDCSEEMKKRILKLKGVEEAVPHIKSSQLMVKGMVEPATLVGFIHKCTGRKAAIIRAEPLNEDTPAAAMAEETPAADANAEKQEPSDNLENKDELGVEEETKQAVNREEETETEKPSKGDVDGVEKETVVEETQGKEHLFKLPVPASLVAVAPEAEKMTAMNGLYQYNYHPAAYAYAYPHYAYQQYHQYPYAANPATYYGPCPQHYPPQTFGDQSPDACTIM comes from the exons ATGCATCCCAGGACTCACATATATGTATGTACACACTGGAGCGCTCCATTCTCAGATCGATCAATTACGAATTTACGATCGAGGAACCGAGCACACACTATGGCCAAG ACGAGGGCgaagaaggcggcggcggccggtgatGCCCGGAGCGCTGGGAAGGAAGGGGACAAGGCGCCGGCGAAGGGAGGCAGCGATGCGCCGGCGGACGGGGTGGTGGTAAGCGTGCCGGTCCACTGCGATGGCTGCGCCAGGAAGGTGCGCCGGTCTCTGCTGCGCCTCGAGG GGGTTGAGGATGTGATCGTGGATCACTCGACCAACACGGTGGTGGTAACTGGCCAGAAGGCGCTGGAGAACCCGATCATGGTGGTCGAAGCGGTCAAGATGAAGACCGGGAAGAAGGCGGTGCTGCTGAGCCCATCGCCGGAGAAGCTTCCACCGCCGGTGAAAAGCGAGGATACCAAGAAACACGGTGCAGGGGCGCCAGACATGAAAAAGGATGTAGCGGAGTTCGACATG GAAATGGTTGTAGTGCTGAAGATCGAATTGCACTGTGAAGATTGCAGTGAGGAGATGAAGAAGAGGATACTCAAGCTAAAAG GAGTGGAGGAGGCCGTGCCGCACATCAAATCATCACAGCTGATGGTGAAAGGGATGGTCGAGCCAGCAACCCTAGTAGGATTCATCCACAAGTGCACGGGGAGGAAGGCTGCCATTATCAGAGCTGAGCCACTGAATGAGGATACGCCAGCAGCAGCCATGGCTGAGGAGACGCCTGCAGCGGATGCCAATGCCGAGAAGCAAGAACCATCTGATAATCTGGAAAACAAAGATGAACTAGGGGTAGAAGAAGAGACCAAACAAGCCGTGAACAGGGAAGAAGAGACTGAAACGGAGAAGCCAAGCAAAGGGGACGTAGACGGGGTTGAGAAGGAGACGGTTGTTGAGGAAACCCAAGGGAAGGAACACCTATTCAAGCTGCCTGTGCCGGCGTCACTTGTTGCGGTGGCGCCGGAGGCTGAGAAGATGACGGCCATGAACGGCCTCTACCAGTACAACTACCACCCAGCAGCCTACGCTTATGCGTACCCGCACTATGCTTATCAGCAATACCACCAATACCCATATGCGGCCAATCCTGCAACGTATTACGGGCCGTGCCCGCAGCACTATCCGCCACAGACTTTCGGCGATCAGAGCCCAGATGCATGCACCATCATGTGA
- the LOC109743104 gene encoding heavy metal-associated isoprenylated plant protein 5-like isoform X2 yields MWQTRAKKAAAAGDARSAGKEGDKAPAKGGSDAPADGVVVSVPVHCDGCARKVRRSLLRLEGVEDVIVDHSTNTVVVTGQKALENPIMVVEAVKMKTGKKAVLLSPSPEKLPPPVKSEDTKKHGAGAPDMKKDVAEFDMEMVVVLKIELHCEDCSEEMKKRILKLKGVEEAVPHIKSSQLMVKGMVEPATLVGFIHKCTGRKAAIIRAEPLNEDTPAAAMAEETPAADANAEKQEPSDNLENKDELGVEEETKQAVNREEETETEKPSKGDVDGVEKETVVEETQGKEHLFKLPVPASLVAVAPEAEKMTAMNGLYQYNYHPAAYAYAYPHYAYQQYHQYPYAANPATYYGPCPQHYPPQTFGDQSPDACTIM; encoded by the exons ATGTGGCAGACGAGGGCgaagaaggcggcggcggccggtgatGCCCGGAGCGCTGGGAAGGAAGGGGACAAGGCGCCGGCGAAGGGAGGCAGCGATGCGCCGGCGGACGGGGTGGTGGTAAGCGTGCCGGTCCACTGCGATGGCTGCGCCAGGAAGGTGCGCCGGTCTCTGCTGCGCCTCGAGG GGGTTGAGGATGTGATCGTGGATCACTCGACCAACACGGTGGTGGTAACTGGCCAGAAGGCGCTGGAGAACCCGATCATGGTGGTCGAAGCGGTCAAGATGAAGACCGGGAAGAAGGCGGTGCTGCTGAGCCCATCGCCGGAGAAGCTTCCACCGCCGGTGAAAAGCGAGGATACCAAGAAACACGGTGCAGGGGCGCCAGACATGAAAAAGGATGTAGCGGAGTTCGACATG GAAATGGTTGTAGTGCTGAAGATCGAATTGCACTGTGAAGATTGCAGTGAGGAGATGAAGAAGAGGATACTCAAGCTAAAAG GAGTGGAGGAGGCCGTGCCGCACATCAAATCATCACAGCTGATGGTGAAAGGGATGGTCGAGCCAGCAACCCTAGTAGGATTCATCCACAAGTGCACGGGGAGGAAGGCTGCCATTATCAGAGCTGAGCCACTGAATGAGGATACGCCAGCAGCAGCCATGGCTGAGGAGACGCCTGCAGCGGATGCCAATGCCGAGAAGCAAGAACCATCTGATAATCTGGAAAACAAAGATGAACTAGGGGTAGAAGAAGAGACCAAACAAGCCGTGAACAGGGAAGAAGAGACTGAAACGGAGAAGCCAAGCAAAGGGGACGTAGACGGGGTTGAGAAGGAGACGGTTGTTGAGGAAACCCAAGGGAAGGAACACCTATTCAAGCTGCCTGTGCCGGCGTCACTTGTTGCGGTGGCGCCGGAGGCTGAGAAGATGACGGCCATGAACGGCCTCTACCAGTACAACTACCACCCAGCAGCCTACGCTTATGCGTACCCGCACTATGCTTATCAGCAATACCACCAATACCCATATGCGGCCAATCCTGCAACGTATTACGGGCCGTGCCCGCAGCACTATCCGCCACAGACTTTCGGCGATCAGAGCCCAGATGCATGCACCATCATGTGA